In a single window of the Paenibacillus sp. MMS20-IR301 genome:
- a CDS encoding SAM-dependent methyltransferase encodes MYPVESLKALIEQVITGRKLITATLSQLRSKGEAAFSKVQIKPVELKGKLHYQFAYYTGPKVEHRNLPAEEAAEEMYSLLRETFRQGLLCTIEADYQVLISKKYKVSILTKSASKQETPDLAHNRRKQYVLEEGVPVPFLVELGIMNSEGKVLAKKYDKFRQINRFLEMVEDVLGDLPAGRPLTIVDFGCGKSYLTFALYHYLGIREQRELNIVGLDLKADVIEHCGALAAKLGYDRLKFLVGDIADYNELDRVDMVVTLHACDTATDAALEKAVRWGASVILSVPCCQHELFAQVESEVLNPLLSHGILKERFSALATDAIRAKLLDLMGYRSQLLEFIDMEHTPKNILIRAVKSDSEYNSAKWREYSAFRDFLGAKPYLERVCADLLPAEIPE; translated from the coding sequence ATGTACCCTGTGGAATCTTTGAAAGCTCTGATTGAACAAGTCATTACCGGACGTAAGCTGATCACCGCAACATTAAGCCAGCTGCGCAGCAAAGGTGAAGCTGCCTTTAGTAAAGTGCAGATCAAACCCGTTGAATTAAAAGGCAAGCTGCACTACCAGTTTGCCTACTATACCGGACCCAAGGTCGAACACCGCAACCTTCCGGCAGAAGAAGCTGCTGAAGAGATGTATTCCCTGCTGCGTGAAACCTTCCGCCAGGGTCTGCTATGTACTATAGAAGCAGATTATCAGGTGCTCATCAGCAAAAAGTACAAGGTGTCCATTCTGACCAAATCGGCCAGCAAGCAGGAAACACCGGATCTGGCCCATAACCGCCGCAAGCAGTATGTGCTGGAAGAAGGGGTGCCGGTGCCGTTCCTCGTGGAGCTGGGTATTATGAACAGCGAAGGCAAGGTGCTGGCCAAGAAATATGATAAGTTCCGCCAGATCAACCGGTTCCTTGAGATGGTAGAGGACGTGCTCGGCGATCTTCCGGCGGGCCGACCGCTGACGATTGTTGATTTTGGCTGCGGAAAGTCATATCTGACCTTTGCCTTGTACCACTATCTGGGCATCCGCGAGCAGCGGGAGCTGAACATTGTCGGCCTTGATCTTAAGGCGGATGTGATTGAGCACTGCGGCGCACTTGCTGCCAAGCTCGGCTACGACCGGCTGAAGTTCCTGGTAGGCGATATTGCCGACTACAATGAGCTGGACCGGGTGGATATGGTTGTCACTCTGCATGCCTGTGATACGGCTACAGATGCAGCTCTTGAAAAAGCTGTCCGCTGGGGCGCTTCGGTCATCCTCTCCGTTCCCTGCTGCCAGCATGAGCTGTTTGCGCAGGTGGAGAGTGAGGTGCTGAATCCGCTTTTGTCACATGGCATTCTGAAGGAACGCTTCTCGGCGCTTGCCACCGATGCGATCCGGGCCAAGCTGCTCGACCTGATGGGCTACCGCAGCCAGCTGCTGGAATTCATCGACATGGAGCATACCCCGAAGAATATTCTCATCCGTGCGGTGAAAAGCGACAGCGAATACAACTCCGCCAAATGGCGCGAGTACAGTGCATTCCGTGATTTTCTCGGGGCCAAGCCTTATCTGGAGCGTGTCTGCGCGGATCTGCTGCCCGCTGAAATTCCGGAATGA
- a CDS encoding winged helix-turn-helix domain-containing protein, which translates to MRKPADSGQNPPPSTASAPISPDNNIQPLKVTPEQDKLLESALRIKIMHTLSGEPLTSKQVAERLNKTPGNIHYHIIKLYEGGLLELVRTEAAGGIMQKFYRSKGTMFKSEQLSGFRFRKEDQVEHFITRLSLSPPELAEFHQEMLELITSWESRVTAGDEYGVEIMLGRLQPADSAAEPDTDTEVQL; encoded by the coding sequence ATGAGAAAACCTGCTGATTCCGGGCAAAACCCGCCACCCTCCACGGCTTCGGCTCCAATTTCCCCGGATAACAATATCCAGCCTCTGAAAGTAACCCCTGAACAGGATAAGCTGCTGGAAAGCGCCTTGCGGATTAAGATTATGCATACGCTGTCGGGTGAGCCGCTCACGTCCAAGCAGGTTGCGGAAAGGCTGAACAAGACACCCGGAAATATTCACTATCATATCATCAAGCTGTATGAGGGCGGCCTGCTGGAGCTTGTCCGGACCGAAGCCGCCGGAGGCATCATGCAGAAATTTTACCGCTCCAAAGGAACGATGTTCAAGTCAGAGCAATTGAGCGGCTTCCGCTTCCGCAAGGAAGATCAGGTGGAGCATTTCATTACCAGACTCTCCCTCTCTCCTCCTGAGCTGGCTGAATTTCATCAGGAGATGCTGGAGCTCATAACATCCTGGGAATCCAGGGTTACAGCAGGGGATGAATACGGTGTCGAAATTATGCTGGGCCGCCTGCAGCCTGCAGATTCCGCTGCAGAGCCGGATACAGATACGGAGGTACAGCTTTAG
- a CDS encoding MFS transporter has translation MNSAASSRQTKHSPLQGFAAPFRQSRAFPYLWLGHLVSFLGSSVTMVILPVLVYTLTGSTTTMGLVMAAYMLPNVIMLPVSGHIVDRYDRVRIMMLADVARFAIMLLTAVLSLTGILNVSLLYVLVAGYGLLDGLFQPAYAAVRATVFTPDIRVAANSLTQITTQSVRLIGPALGGLLITHLSAGIGFGLDAFTYLLSLFCLIYLRKALITRLQPAAAARGSAAPDTAEPAESIDANLPVVPASETPAGTHWKEDFIEGINVLRGHPWLWITILAFCFVNICYSGIISVLLPWLFKVHHGWPPYIYGLAVTFSGVGAIIAGLLYGLRPKWRHRGILAYGGAMVSGAALLLLPFAASPAVAIAFFALEGFGLMIFGLIWEISLQELVPKEAFGRVASLDLFGSFALLPVGYILVGWLADLIGGVPTIIIFAGLGLSCVGLVLTVPAIRRFQ, from the coding sequence ATGAATTCTGCCGCTTCCTCCAGACAAACCAAGCATAGCCCGCTTCAAGGCTTCGCTGCTCCATTCAGACAATCCCGGGCATTTCCTTATTTGTGGCTGGGTCATTTAGTTTCGTTCCTGGGCAGCTCGGTGACGATGGTCATCCTGCCTGTCCTTGTCTATACGCTGACCGGGTCAACAACCACGATGGGACTCGTCATGGCTGCCTATATGCTGCCGAATGTAATCATGCTTCCGGTATCCGGTCATATTGTCGACCGCTATGACCGTGTGCGGATTATGATGCTGGCCGATGTCGCCCGGTTCGCAATCATGCTGCTGACAGCAGTCCTGTCCCTCACCGGGATACTGAATGTCTCTCTGCTGTATGTATTGGTAGCCGGTTATGGCCTGCTTGACGGCTTGTTCCAGCCTGCCTATGCCGCTGTCCGGGCAACGGTATTCACACCGGATATCCGCGTAGCTGCCAACTCCCTGACACAGATCACTACCCAGTCTGTACGCCTGATCGGGCCAGCCCTGGGCGGGCTGCTTATTACGCATCTGTCGGCAGGTATCGGGTTTGGGCTGGATGCCTTCACTTATCTGCTCTCCCTGTTCTGCTTAATCTATCTGCGTAAAGCGTTGATTACCCGCCTGCAGCCTGCAGCAGCCGCCAGGGGGTCTGCTGCCCCTGACACCGCAGAGCCCGCTGAAAGCATTGATGCTAATCTTCCGGTTGTGCCCGCTTCTGAAACGCCTGCCGGTACTCACTGGAAAGAGGACTTCATAGAAGGTATAAACGTTCTGCGCGGCCATCCCTGGCTCTGGATCACCATCCTGGCCTTCTGCTTCGTCAATATTTGCTACTCGGGCATCATCAGCGTACTGCTTCCCTGGCTGTTCAAGGTGCATCATGGCTGGCCTCCATATATATACGGGCTTGCGGTCACCTTCTCCGGAGTAGGAGCTATCATTGCCGGCCTGCTGTACGGTTTGCGGCCGAAGTGGCGGCACCGCGGAATTCTGGCTTACGGAGGTGCAATGGTCAGCGGGGCCGCTCTCCTGCTGCTGCCGTTTGCCGCTTCGCCGGCAGTTGCTATCGCCTTCTTCGCCCTTGAAGGCTTCGGGCTGATGATCTTCGGGCTGATCTGGGAGATCAGCCTGCAGGAGCTGGTGCCAAAGGAAGCCTTCGGACGGGTAGCCAGCCTCGACCTGTTCGGCTCCTTCGCCCTGCTGCCGGTCGGTTATATTCTTGTCGGCTGGCTGGCTGACCTGATTGGCGGGGTACCGACAATTATTATCTTTGCCGGTCTGGGGCTATCCTGCGTCGGTCTTGTGCTTACCGTACCGGCCATCCGCCGGTTCCAATAA
- a CDS encoding DUF6483 family protein, whose amino-acid sequence MFRRDYIVRMIEDMTAMVAKVLTLKQDKKTTEALWEVDELLNRHFRLNSRLLNSLSVEDIIDMFRLGGVLESDKLQGVARLLKEEGGIYTVKGDKDQALFRAMRSLHLFLYADLHGADRELLDMTGEIEALLKEVEPYRLPAKTERLLLAYMEAMGHYAKAEDSLYRLWEYGEDVAAEGSELYERLGQLSPAALTAGDLPPEEVQQGREEWSKLTGNAII is encoded by the coding sequence ATGTTCCGGAGAGATTATATCGTGCGCATGATCGAGGATATGACGGCAATGGTTGCCAAGGTGCTGACACTGAAGCAGGATAAAAAAACTACTGAAGCCCTATGGGAAGTGGATGAGCTGCTGAACCGGCATTTTCGTCTGAACTCGCGTCTGCTTAATTCACTGTCTGTAGAGGATATTATAGATATGTTCCGTTTGGGCGGTGTGCTGGAGTCGGACAAGCTTCAGGGCGTAGCCAGGCTGCTGAAGGAAGAGGGCGGGATTTATACGGTAAAAGGGGACAAGGATCAGGCACTGTTCCGGGCAATGCGTTCACTTCATCTGTTCCTGTATGCAGATCTTCACGGAGCCGACCGGGAGCTGCTGGATATGACCGGGGAGATTGAGGCGCTGCTGAAGGAAGTGGAGCCATACCGTCTTCCGGCCAAAACAGAGCGGCTGCTGCTGGCCTATATGGAAGCTATGGGGCATTATGCCAAAGCGGAGGATAGCCTCTACCGGCTGTGGGAGTACGGGGAGGATGTTGCAGCAGAGGGCAGTGAGCTGTATGAGCGGCTGGGACAGCTGAGTCCGGCGGCCCTGACGGCAGGGGATCTTCCGCCCGAAGAAGTGCAGCAAGGCCGGGAGGAATGGAGCAAGCTTACCGGAAATGCTATAATATAA